A stretch of Ipomoea triloba cultivar NCNSP0323 chromosome 13, ASM357664v1 DNA encodes these proteins:
- the LOC116001038 gene encoding ubiquitin carboxyl-terminal hydrolase 3: MADSISAKRWLPLEANPDVMNQFLWGLGVKEDEAECYDVYGLDEELLAMVPKPVYAVLFLYPITSQSEDERIKEDSKTKEPSSGVYFMKQTVGNACGTIALLHAVGNITTEIKLVEGSFLDRFFKSTANMDPMERAKFLEDDGEMEVAHSVAATAGDTEASDNVDTHFICFAIADGKLYELDGRRSGPISHGASSPATLLQDAAKVIQKMIEKNPNSINFNVMAVSKKGGADAF, encoded by the exons ATGGCGGATAGTATATCAGCTAAGAGATGGCTTCCTCTTGAAGCTAACCCTGATGTCATGAACCAG TTTCTCTGGGGTCTTGGTGTTAAAGAAGATGAGGCAGAGTGCTATGATGTTTATGGCTTGGATGAAGAGCTTCTGGCTATGGTCCCTAAGCCGGTCTACGCAGTTCTCTTTCTGTATCCTATCACTTCACAG AGTGAAGATGAGAGAATAAAGGAAGACAGCAAGACAAAG GAGCCTAGTAGTGGAGTTTACTTCATGAAACAAACAGTGGGAAATGCATGTGGGACGATTGCCCTTCTTCATGCTGTTGGTAATATCACTACAGAGATAAAGCTTG TTGAAGGATCATTCCTAGACAGGTTCTTTAAATCCACTGCAAACATGGATCCGATGGAG CGGGCCAAATTCCTTGAAGATGATGGGGAAATGGAAGTTGCTCATTCTGTAGCAGCTACTGCTGGGGACACTGAG GCGTCAGATAATGTGGATACACACTTCATCTGCTTTGCAATTGCTGATG GAAAACTTTACGAACTTGATGGTAGGAGATCAGGGCCAATTTCACACGGTGCATCCTCTCCAGCCACCTTACTGCAG GATGCAGCCAAAGTGATTCAAAAGATGATAGAGAAAAACCCCAATTCGATTAACTTCAACGTGATGGCAGTATCAAAGAAAGGCGGAGCAGATGCCTTTTGA